A window from Akkermansia muciniphila encodes these proteins:
- the htpG gene encoding molecular chaperone HtpG, with the protein MNTETHPFQAEVRQLLDIVINALYSDREIFVRELVSNASDALEKLRLKQLTDSNIYQPDKPLEITITTDKENKTITIADTGIGMTEADLVENLGTIAHSGTKKFMEALKQKQEGGADLIGQFGVGFYSSFMVADQVEVFTHSYEPEAASLRWTSNGREGYSIETLDEPLDRGTRIVIHLKDEYEEFSQEYRVKELLRRYSNFVGFPINFNGEHINTVQAIWSKSKSDVKPEEYDEFYQFISHTDEKPMSYMHFSADAPIVLNALLFIPKRNPEMFGFGRVDANVSLYCKRVLIDAKPEGLLPEWLRFLNGVVDSEDLPLNISREMLQDNSLVRKISDIITKRFIKHLDKLARDEKETYKEFYGQFSRYLKEGVVTSWPNKESLGKLLRFESTATDAGETTSFEEYITRMKEGQTAIYALTGPSRSHLENSPYLEAFKARGYEVAFFTDHGDEFVLDSLSSVDGKPVTMIDRADVELPELEEEQKDALPQEEATALEEWMKELYPEKFSKVTLGKRLVSGPAVALQTGNDMGPEMRAYMKAMGQEIPESHPQLELNPSNPLVKKLSALRTENPELAQMVADQIANTALLRAGMLDDPAVLAQSSQALMEQLLLK; encoded by the coding sequence GGAAATCACCATCACCACGGACAAGGAGAACAAGACCATCACCATCGCGGATACCGGGATAGGCATGACGGAGGCGGACCTGGTGGAAAACCTGGGGACCATCGCCCATTCCGGCACCAAGAAGTTCATGGAGGCCCTCAAGCAGAAGCAGGAAGGCGGCGCGGACCTGATCGGCCAGTTCGGCGTGGGGTTCTACAGCTCCTTCATGGTGGCGGACCAGGTGGAGGTTTTCACCCATTCCTATGAACCGGAGGCAGCCTCCCTGCGCTGGACCTCCAACGGGAGGGAAGGCTACAGCATTGAAACGCTGGACGAACCTCTGGACCGCGGCACCCGCATCGTCATCCACCTGAAGGATGAGTATGAGGAGTTTTCCCAGGAATACCGCGTGAAGGAGCTTCTGCGCCGTTATTCCAACTTCGTGGGCTTTCCGATCAATTTCAACGGGGAGCACATCAACACTGTCCAGGCCATCTGGTCCAAGTCCAAGTCCGATGTGAAGCCGGAGGAATATGACGAGTTCTACCAGTTCATTTCCCACACGGATGAAAAGCCCATGTCCTACATGCATTTCAGCGCGGACGCTCCCATTGTGCTGAATGCCCTGCTCTTCATCCCCAAGAGGAATCCGGAGATGTTCGGCTTCGGCCGCGTGGACGCCAACGTGTCCCTGTACTGCAAGCGCGTGCTGATTGACGCCAAGCCGGAAGGCCTGCTCCCGGAATGGCTGCGCTTCCTGAACGGCGTGGTGGACAGCGAGGACCTGCCCCTGAACATTTCCCGTGAAATGCTCCAGGACAATTCCCTGGTGCGCAAGATCAGCGACATCATCACCAAGCGCTTCATCAAGCACCTGGACAAACTTGCCAGGGACGAAAAAGAAACCTACAAGGAATTCTACGGCCAGTTTTCTCGCTACCTGAAGGAAGGGGTGGTCACCTCCTGGCCGAACAAGGAATCCCTGGGCAAGCTGCTCCGTTTTGAATCCACCGCCACGGATGCGGGGGAAACAACCTCCTTTGAGGAATACATCACCCGCATGAAGGAAGGGCAGACCGCCATTTACGCGCTCACCGGCCCCTCCCGCTCCCATCTGGAAAACAGCCCGTATCTGGAAGCCTTCAAGGCCCGCGGATATGAGGTGGCCTTTTTCACGGACCACGGGGACGAATTCGTGCTGGATTCCCTGTCCAGCGTGGACGGCAAGCCCGTCACGATGATTGACCGCGCGGACGTGGAACTGCCGGAGCTGGAGGAAGAACAGAAGGACGCCCTTCCCCAGGAGGAAGCCACCGCCCTGGAAGAATGGATGAAGGAACTGTATCCGGAAAAATTCTCCAAGGTGACGCTGGGCAAGCGCCTGGTCAGCGGTCCCGCCGTAGCCCTCCAGACCGGAAATGACATGGGGCCGGAAATGCGGGCGTACATGAAGGCCATGGGGCAGGAAATTCCTGAAAGCCATCCCCAGCTGGAACTGAACCCCTCCAACCCGCTGGTGAAAAAACTCTCCGCCCTGAGGACGGAAAATCCGGAACTGGCCCAGATGGTGGCGGACCAGATCGCGAACACCGCCCTGCTCCGCGCCGGCATGCTGGACGATCCCGCCGTGCTGGCCCAGTCCTCCCAGGCCCTGATGGAGCAGCTTCTGCTGAAGTAG